Proteins encoded by one window of Juglans regia cultivar Chandler chromosome 15, Walnut 2.0, whole genome shotgun sequence:
- the LOC108991742 gene encoding uncharacterized protein LOC108991742 isoform X1: MLEAVENSLNGGFSQLQSCGDSSEEELSVLPRHTKVVVTGNNRTKSVLVGLQGVVKKAVGLGGWHWLVLTNGIEVKLQRNALSVIEAPTGNEEDDDLEFENLPWNASDMASDDTQKSHRLKHRMHKSSGSSHRTMSRSLSCDSQSKGSVSTPRGSVKVDLGKLEMAALRRYWRHFNLVDAIPNPSKEQLVDVVQRHFMSQQIDELQVIVGFVQAAKRMKTLCK, encoded by the exons ATGCTCGAGGCCGTTGAGAATTCCCTCAATGGCGGGTTCTCGCAGTTGCAGAGCTGTGGGGACAGTAGCGAGGAGGAGCTCTCCGTGCTGCCGCGCCACACCAAGGTAGTGGTCACTGGAAATAACCGGACCAAATCGGTTCTCGTGGGTCTTCAAGGTGTGGTCAAGAAGGCCGTCGGGCTAGGCGGGTGGCATTGGCTG GTTCTCACAAACGGCATAGAGGTAAAGCTGCAGAGGAATGCCCTCAGTGTGATTGAAGCTCCCACTGGTAATGAGGAAGATGATGACCTTGAATTCGAAAATTTGCCATGGAATGCTTCAGATATGG CGTCGGATGACACTCAAAAGTCCCACAGATTGAAGCATAGAATGCATAAATCATCTGGGTCATCTCATAGGACTATGAGCAGATCTCTCTCCTGTGACTCGCAGTCTAAGGGGTCTGTTTCTACTCCTCGTGGGTCCGTG AAGGTTGACTTGGGCAAACTGGAGATGGCTGCATTGAGGAGATACTGGCGACACTTTAATCTA GTGGATGCCATACCCAACCCATCAAAAGAGCAATTAGTAGATGTTGTTCAGAGGCATTTCATGTCACAG CAAATCGACGAGTTGCAAGTCATTGTGGGATTTGTTCAGGCTGCAAAGAGAATGAAGACTCTGTGCAAATGA
- the LOC108991742 gene encoding uncharacterized protein LOC108991742 isoform X2 — MLEAVENSLNGGFSQLQSCGDSSEEELSVLPRHTKVVVTGNNRTKSVLVGLQGVVKKAVGLGGWHWLVLTNGIEVKLQRNALSVIEAPTGNEEDDDLEFENLPWNASDMASDDTQKSHRLKHRMHKSSGSSHRTMSRSLSCDSQSKGSVSTPRGSVVDLGKLEMAALRRYWRHFNLVDAIPNPSKEQLVDVVQRHFMSQQIDELQVIVGFVQAAKRMKTLCK; from the exons ATGCTCGAGGCCGTTGAGAATTCCCTCAATGGCGGGTTCTCGCAGTTGCAGAGCTGTGGGGACAGTAGCGAGGAGGAGCTCTCCGTGCTGCCGCGCCACACCAAGGTAGTGGTCACTGGAAATAACCGGACCAAATCGGTTCTCGTGGGTCTTCAAGGTGTGGTCAAGAAGGCCGTCGGGCTAGGCGGGTGGCATTGGCTG GTTCTCACAAACGGCATAGAGGTAAAGCTGCAGAGGAATGCCCTCAGTGTGATTGAAGCTCCCACTGGTAATGAGGAAGATGATGACCTTGAATTCGAAAATTTGCCATGGAATGCTTCAGATATGG CGTCGGATGACACTCAAAAGTCCCACAGATTGAAGCATAGAATGCATAAATCATCTGGGTCATCTCATAGGACTATGAGCAGATCTCTCTCCTGTGACTCGCAGTCTAAGGGGTCTGTTTCTACTCCTCGTGGGTCCGTG GTTGACTTGGGCAAACTGGAGATGGCTGCATTGAGGAGATACTGGCGACACTTTAATCTA GTGGATGCCATACCCAACCCATCAAAAGAGCAATTAGTAGATGTTGTTCAGAGGCATTTCATGTCACAG CAAATCGACGAGTTGCAAGTCATTGTGGGATTTGTTCAGGCTGCAAAGAGAATGAAGACTCTGTGCAAATGA